A genomic stretch from Arachis stenosperma cultivar V10309 chromosome 3, arast.V10309.gnm1.PFL2, whole genome shotgun sequence includes:
- the LOC130968105 gene encoding aluminum-activated malate transporter 2-like, producing MAGNANRSRHEKAEAWEKVKGMPKAMMEKVMNICVMTKEIAQDDPRKVIHSLKVGLSISLVSLFYFYQPLYENFGLSAMWAVMTVVVVFEFTVGATLGKGLNRTLATLTAGALGVGAHYLASLAGETAEPILIGFFVFLQAAIVSFIRFFPKMKARYDYGLLIFILTFSLISVSGFRDDEVLEMAHKRLSTIVIGGTACVMISIFVCPVWAGEELHYSIALNLDNLAHSLQEFINKHLKASEEGDSNKDNKSFMEGYKSVLNSKSSEDSLANFARWEPGHGKFKFRHPWDQYLKIGALSRQCAYRIEALINGHLNSPHIQGSSTASSEIVGTIEEACIEMSVESSKALKEVGLSIKNMMRLPSSNNHISESKAASKRLKALLQSSLKGQDTDLLSLIPAGTAASLLIDIVDCIQEIADSVNNLAALADFEDGDKSPKPPSSQSQALHCECAEPVPKIDSIV from the exons ATGGCAGGAAATGCAAACAGAAGCAGGCATGAAAAAGCTGAAGCATGGGAAAAGGTGAAGGGGATGCCAAAAGCAAtgatggagaaggtgatgaacATTTGTGTGATGACAAAGGAAATAGCACAAGATGATCCTAGAAAAGTGATTCATTCACTCAAAGTTGGTCTTTCAATATCTCTCGTCTCTCTTTTCTATTTCTATCAGCCTCTCTATGAGAATTTTGGACTCTCTGCAATGTGGGCTGTTATGACTGTTGTTGTGGTTTTTGAGTTCACTGTTG gAGCTACTCTTGGAAAAGGTTTGAATAGGACACTAGCCACTTTGACAGCTGGTGCTCTTGGTGTTGGTGCTCATTACTTGGCTAGCCTTGCCGGAGAGACTGCAGAACCCATTTTGATTGGTTTCTTTGTCTTCCTTCAAG CTGCAATAGTATCATTCATAAGGTTCTTCCCAAAAATGAAGGCAAGATATGATTATGGATTGCTGATATTTATTTTGACATTCTCATTGATATCTGTATCCGGGTTCCGTGACGATGAAGTATTGGAAATGGCACATAAGAGGCTTTCCACCATTGTCATTGGAGGCACAGCTTGTGTCATGATCTCCATTTTTGTGTGTCCTGTTTGGGCTGGTGAAGAACTCCATTATTCTATTGCTCTCAACTTGGACAACCTTGCTCATTCCTTACAAG aatttatAAATAAGCATTTGAAGGCATCAGAGGAAGGAGATTCTAATAAAGATAACAAGTCTTTTATGGAAGGTTACAAAAGCGTTCTCAATTCCAAAAGTAGCGAAGATTCTCTG GCGAATTTTGCAAGATGGGAACCAGGTCATGGGAAGTTCAAATTTCGTCACCCGTGGGACCAATATCTTAAGATTGGTGCTCTTTCTCGTCAATGTGCTTATCGAATTGAAGCTCTCATAAATGGACACCTCAATTCTCCACATATCCAA GGATCATCAACAGCATCATCGGAAATTGTTGGTACGATTGAAGAAGCATGCATAGAAATGAGTGTGGAATCTAGCAAAGCCTTGAAGGAAGTTGGATTATCCATAAAGAACATGATGAGGCTTCCATCTTCTAATAACCACATTTCTGAATCAAAAGCTGCAAGCAAGAGGCTGAAGGCATTGCTCCAATCAAGTTTAAAGGGACAAGACACAGATCTTTTATCACTCATACCGGCTGGCACTGCAGCTTCATTGCTAATTGACATCGTCGATTGCATCCAGGAAATAGCCGATTCTGTTAACAATCTGGCCGCGCTCGCCGATTTTGAAGACGGTGATAAATCTCCTAAACCACCATCGTCGCAATCACAGGCCCTACATTGTGAATGTGCTGAACCAGTTCCAAAGATTGATAGCATAGTTTGA